CCTCGACCTCATCCATCTGCATCTCCACCACCTGCATAAAAAGGAGGTGATTGAGAGAATCGACCCGTTTGTCGTCGAAGCCGTAGCCACAGCGCTTGGCGATCTCGTTGGCAAACTGGATCAGGTATTCGATTGGCACTTCCGAGGCGTTGATCTGCTCAGGAACCTGGTTCTCAGGCAGTTCCGGATTGTGGTGATTGTAAACGGCATTTATCAGTTCCTGGGGCAGGTTCCATTTGCTCAAAAGCATCATGCCGACATCGCAGTGGGTAAAACCGAGTTCTTCTTCCTCAGCTATATGGAAATTCAACTTTTCCTTTTCTATCGAACGGATCAGTCCTTCGTAGTCGCGCCCGACTTTCT
The genomic region above belongs to Candidatus Zixiibacteriota bacterium and contains:
- a CDS encoding HDOD domain-containing protein, with product GNNTLETLWKHSLATAMTCRLVANKINHKHPEEAFMGGLLHDIGKMVLIQKVGRDYEGLIRSIEKEKLNFHIAEEEELGFTHCDVGMMLLSKWNLPQELINAVYNHHNPELPENQVPEQINASEVPIEYLIQFANEIAKRCGYGFDDKRVDSLNHLLFMQVVEMQMDEVEELGERLVSEFEHELSLFE